One genomic segment of Natrialbaceae archaeon AArc-T1-2 includes these proteins:
- the serA gene encoding phosphoglycerate dehydrogenase has protein sequence MKVLVTDPIADAGIEVLREAGHEVETGYELEGEALLEAVSDTNALIVRSGTEVTADVLEAASELVIVGRAGIGVDNIDIDAATDEGVIVANAPEGNVRAAAEHTVAMAFATARSIPQAHVRLKSGEWAKGDYLGTELNGKTLGIVGLGRVGQEVARKFDSLGMDLVAFDPYISEERADRLGAELVGLEDCLSRADFLTIHTPLTPETEDMISDEELEALGDGYLINVGRGGIVDEDALARKVDDGTVAGAALDVFAEEPLSEDSPLLEHEEVIVTPHLGASTEAAQENVATSTAEQVVAALEGEPVANALNAPSIDESAFPRVEPYIELADTAGKVAAQLLEGRVEGVEVTYEGEIAEEDVELVTASALKGVFEPLEWQVNAVNAPQIADDRGVDVTESKTRQAEDFQSLVSVTVSDGDEEVSVDGTLFADEDPRIVRVDGYRVDAIPHGKMVITRNTDEPGVIGLIGSVMGEHDVNIAGMFNARETHGGEALTVYNVDSEVPEAAKDELETDERIIGVRYITLNGQS, from the coding sequence ATGAAGGTACTGGTCACGGATCCCATCGCGGACGCCGGGATCGAGGTGCTGCGCGAGGCCGGCCACGAGGTCGAAACAGGCTACGAACTCGAGGGCGAGGCCCTCCTCGAGGCGGTTTCTGACACGAACGCGCTGATCGTCCGCTCGGGGACGGAAGTCACTGCGGACGTACTCGAGGCCGCTTCGGAGCTCGTCATCGTCGGCCGAGCGGGAATCGGCGTCGACAACATCGACATCGACGCCGCCACCGACGAGGGGGTCATCGTCGCTAACGCTCCGGAAGGTAACGTCCGGGCGGCCGCGGAACACACCGTCGCGATGGCGTTTGCGACCGCCCGGTCGATCCCGCAAGCACACGTTCGTCTCAAAAGCGGCGAGTGGGCCAAGGGCGACTACCTCGGCACCGAACTCAACGGGAAGACGCTGGGTATCGTCGGCCTCGGCCGCGTCGGCCAGGAGGTCGCACGGAAGTTCGACTCGCTGGGAATGGACCTGGTCGCGTTCGACCCCTACATCTCCGAGGAACGCGCCGACCGCCTCGGGGCCGAACTCGTCGGTCTCGAGGACTGTCTCTCTCGGGCGGACTTCCTGACGATCCACACGCCGCTCACACCCGAGACGGAGGACATGATCAGCGACGAGGAACTCGAGGCACTCGGCGACGGCTACCTGATCAACGTCGGCCGCGGCGGCATCGTCGACGAGGACGCCCTCGCTCGCAAGGTCGACGACGGTACCGTCGCCGGCGCGGCGCTCGACGTCTTCGCCGAGGAGCCCCTGTCCGAGGACTCGCCGCTACTCGAGCACGAGGAGGTCATCGTTACGCCCCACCTCGGGGCTTCGACGGAGGCTGCCCAGGAGAACGTCGCGACCTCGACCGCCGAGCAGGTCGTCGCCGCACTCGAGGGCGAACCCGTCGCGAACGCCCTGAACGCTCCCTCGATCGACGAGAGCGCGTTCCCCCGCGTCGAACCGTACATCGAACTCGCCGACACCGCCGGCAAGGTCGCCGCCCAGCTGCTCGAGGGTCGCGTCGAGGGTGTCGAGGTGACCTACGAGGGCGAGATCGCCGAGGAGGACGTCGAACTCGTCACCGCAAGCGCCCTGAAAGGCGTCTTCGAACCGCTCGAGTGGCAGGTCAACGCCGTCAACGCACCCCAGATCGCCGACGACCGCGGCGTCGACGTCACCGAGTCGAAAACGCGCCAGGCCGAGGACTTCCAGAGTCTCGTCTCCGTGACCGTCTCCGACGGTGACGAGGAGGTCTCGGTCGACGGCACACTGTTCGCCGACGAGGATCCACGGATCGTCCGCGTCGACGGCTACCGCGTCGACGCCATCCCCCACGGGAAGATGGTCATCACGCGAAACACCGACGAACCCGGCGTCATCGGTCTCATCGGCTCGGTCATGGGTGAGCACGACGTCAACATCGCCGGCATGTTCAACGCCCGTGAAACTCACGGCGGCGAGGCCCTGACCGTCTACAACGTCGACAGCGAAGTCCCCGAGGCTGCGAAAGACGAACTCGAGACCGACGAACGGATCATCGGCGTCCGATACATCACGCTGAACGGCCAGTCGTAG
- the hisI gene encoding phosphoribosyl-AMP cyclohydrolase, which yields MNDGISVDFGENGLVPAIAQDVETDEVLMLAYVSPEALERTRETGLAHYYSRSRDELWQKGASSGHRQHVAEIRVDCDEDTLLYRVEQEGGACHTGRTSCFFRTIEGEDVGERVFDPDDVYE from the coding sequence ATGAACGACGGCATTTCGGTCGATTTCGGCGAGAACGGGCTGGTCCCCGCGATCGCCCAGGACGTCGAGACCGACGAGGTGTTGATGCTCGCGTACGTCTCGCCCGAAGCCCTCGAGCGGACCCGCGAGACGGGACTCGCCCACTACTACTCCCGGAGCCGAGACGAGTTATGGCAGAAAGGCGCCTCGAGCGGGCACCGCCAGCACGTCGCGGAGATCCGGGTCGACTGCGACGAGGACACGCTGTTGTATCGCGTCGAGCAGGAGGGCGGTGCCTGTCACACGGGTCGCACCTCCTGTTTCTTCCGGACGATCGAGGGCGAGGACGTCGGCGAGCGCGTCTTCGACCCCGACGACGTCTACGAATGA
- a CDS encoding DUF7118 family protein — protein MSERVSRPPTVERLEAARERLADVEARIDDHGEETVEQAAEAYRQAAKLLEDYVDRATGTGRENFKAYIELEGQFATLVENLPADLHRRGAFEDALDAIDKRRLSEHDFERAEAALEPAETFAELLAEREAAREELETARTEASSRLRELDDEITARERLLELSTVDLDAPVGRLREPIETYNAAVRETFQEFRSSASAREVFAVLERSQWYPLVEYEAPPDELREYVRENPAGEYTIPELLEYADYSRSKLSHYVDDADELKRRVATRQTFLEGIDAGPLTIAWPPEPADVLRYRIRELRPLVARIADEDVVSTLREVRELTRDSEYERLRTAAVATDRLDENEQRRLASGEVEIELEELRAEREAIEATLEDG, from the coding sequence ATGAGCGAGCGCGTTTCCCGCCCCCCAACCGTCGAACGCCTCGAGGCGGCACGCGAGCGACTGGCCGACGTCGAGGCACGGATCGACGACCACGGCGAGGAGACCGTCGAGCAGGCGGCCGAGGCCTACCGGCAGGCGGCGAAACTGCTCGAGGACTACGTCGACCGGGCGACCGGCACCGGCCGGGAGAACTTCAAAGCGTACATCGAACTCGAGGGCCAGTTCGCGACGCTGGTCGAGAACCTGCCAGCGGATCTGCACCGCCGTGGAGCGTTCGAGGACGCCCTGGACGCGATCGACAAGCGCCGACTCAGCGAGCACGATTTCGAACGCGCCGAGGCCGCCCTCGAGCCCGCCGAGACGTTCGCCGAACTGCTCGCCGAACGCGAGGCCGCCCGCGAGGAGCTCGAGACCGCTCGCACCGAGGCGAGCAGCCGGCTGCGGGAACTCGACGACGAGATCACAGCGCGCGAACGGCTGCTCGAGCTGTCGACCGTGGATCTGGACGCACCCGTCGGGCGGCTCCGCGAGCCGATCGAGACCTACAACGCGGCCGTCCGCGAGACGTTCCAGGAGTTTCGGTCCTCGGCCTCGGCACGCGAGGTCTTTGCCGTCCTCGAGCGCAGCCAGTGGTATCCGCTGGTGGAGTACGAGGCCCCACCCGACGAGCTCCGGGAGTACGTCCGGGAGAACCCGGCCGGCGAGTACACGATCCCCGAGTTGCTCGAGTACGCCGACTACTCTCGATCGAAGCTCTCACACTACGTCGACGACGCCGACGAGCTCAAACGACGCGTGGCGACGAGACAGACGTTCCTCGAGGGAATCGACGCCGGGCCGCTGACGATCGCGTGGCCGCCCGAACCCGCGGACGTCCTCCGGTACCGTATTCGGGAGCTGCGCCCCCTCGTCGCCCGGATCGCGGACGAGGACGTCGTTTCCACCCTCCGGGAGGTCCGCGAGCTGACCCGCGACTCCGAGTACGAGCGCCTGCGGACGGCTGCTGTCGCGACCGACCGACTCGACGAGAACGAGCAACGCCGACTGGCGAGTGGCGAGGTCGAGATCGAACTCGAAGAGCTTCGTGCCGAACGCGAGGCGATCGAGGCCACACTCGAGGACGGGTAA
- a CDS encoding WD40/YVTN/BNR-like repeat-containing protein, giving the protein MTTIHAALRDRLLVCTDVGEGWETTPRLEGRDLECVSVSPAAPDRIFVGTFESGLYRSTDGGDSFESIGSSIGESAVMSLAISPHDPDVVYAGTEPSRIYRSRDGGDSWDRLEGLSDLPSEPEWYFPPRPQTHHVRWIEVDPFDPERLYVGIELGALVVSEDGGESWRERPPGSRRDNHSLATHPDHEGRVYSAAGDGYAESDDGGESWEHPQDGLEHTYCWSVVPDPGDPDRVLVSAASGARSAHTPERADSYVYRKSGGRWEHLEDRGLPTGEGVVRAVFATTGEPGEVVAVTNRGLFRTDDFGDDWTRLSVEWGDDLERQTPRGLAVVD; this is encoded by the coding sequence ATGACGACGATCCACGCAGCACTGCGGGACCGACTGCTCGTCTGCACCGACGTCGGCGAGGGGTGGGAGACGACCCCTCGCCTCGAGGGACGCGACCTCGAGTGCGTGTCGGTCTCGCCGGCCGCCCCCGACCGGATCTTCGTCGGCACCTTCGAGTCCGGCCTCTACCGGAGCACGGACGGCGGCGACTCCTTCGAGTCGATCGGATCGAGCATCGGGGAGTCGGCGGTGATGAGCCTCGCGATAAGCCCGCACGACCCCGATGTCGTCTACGCCGGAACCGAACCGAGTCGGATCTACCGCTCGCGAGACGGTGGCGACTCCTGGGACCGTCTCGAGGGGCTGTCCGACCTCCCCTCCGAACCGGAGTGGTACTTCCCGCCGCGGCCGCAGACGCATCACGTCCGCTGGATCGAGGTCGATCCGTTCGATCCCGAGCGGCTCTACGTCGGCATCGAACTCGGCGCGCTCGTCGTCAGCGAAGACGGCGGCGAGAGCTGGCGAGAACGACCGCCGGGCTCGCGACGGGACAACCACAGCCTGGCGACCCACCCCGACCACGAGGGGCGGGTGTACTCGGCGGCCGGCGACGGCTACGCCGAGAGCGACGACGGTGGGGAGAGCTGGGAGCACCCCCAGGACGGCCTCGAGCACACCTACTGCTGGAGCGTCGTTCCCGATCCCGGCGATCCCGACCGCGTGCTCGTCTCCGCGGCCAGCGGGGCGCGGTCTGCACACACGCCCGAGCGGGCCGACTCGTACGTCTACCGGAAATCCGGCGGGCGCTGGGAACACCTCGAGGACCGTGGCCTCCCTACGGGAGAGGGCGTCGTCCGGGCAGTGTTCGCGACGACGGGCGAGCCCGGCGAGGTCGTCGCCGTCACCAACCGGGGACTGTTCCGGACCGACGACTTCGGCGACGACTGGACGCGACTCTCGGTCGAGTGGGGCGACGACCTCGAGCGCCAGACGCCGCGGGGACTGGCCGTCGTCGATTGA
- a CDS encoding redox-regulated ATPase YchF has translation MSTSYRIGLVGKPSVGKSTFFNAATMNDVPEGAYPFTTIDPSVGEAYVRVDCAAPEFDEECTPSVGFCADGTRFVPTKLVDVAGLIPGAHEGAGLGNQFLTDLNETDVLVHVVDFSGETDLEGESTEGHDPREDIDVLEHELDQWYLDVLEKGIDRYESGYTTEDDAIEEELAEQMSAFKTSEDEIKRLIRRTDVGFDPAAWDDADKLALAREIRLETKPMVIAANKMDTPAAQENYAEITADPDYEHLTIVPCSAHAEKALKSAEKAGVVDYRPGDEEFEITGDVSGDQQAGLEQIRDFLDAYGATGVQAALETALFDVLGVVPVFPGGANGLGNERGEVLPDCYLIPEGSTAEEFAYSLHSDIGDGFLHAIDCRTNRQLGADYEVEPRDVIEVITTN, from the coding sequence ATGAGTACGAGCTACCGGATCGGACTCGTCGGCAAACCCTCCGTCGGCAAGTCCACGTTCTTCAACGCCGCGACGATGAACGACGTCCCCGAGGGGGCCTACCCGTTCACGACCATCGACCCGAGCGTCGGCGAGGCCTACGTCCGCGTCGACTGTGCCGCCCCCGAGTTCGACGAGGAGTGTACGCCGTCGGTCGGCTTCTGTGCGGACGGCACCCGCTTCGTCCCGACGAAACTCGTCGACGTCGCCGGGCTGATCCCCGGCGCACACGAGGGCGCGGGACTCGGCAACCAGTTCCTGACCGACCTGAACGAAACCGACGTCCTCGTCCACGTCGTCGACTTCTCCGGCGAGACCGATCTCGAGGGCGAGTCGACCGAGGGCCACGACCCCAGAGAGGACATCGACGTCCTCGAGCACGAACTCGACCAGTGGTATCTCGACGTCTTAGAGAAGGGCATCGACCGCTACGAGTCGGGCTATACGACCGAAGACGACGCCATCGAGGAGGAGCTCGCCGAACAAATGAGCGCGTTCAAGACGAGCGAAGACGAGATCAAACGCCTCATCCGCCGGACCGACGTCGGCTTCGATCCCGCGGCGTGGGACGACGCGGACAAACTCGCGCTGGCCCGGGAGATCCGTCTCGAGACCAAGCCGATGGTGATCGCGGCGAACAAGATGGACACGCCCGCGGCCCAGGAGAACTACGCGGAGATCACGGCCGATCCCGACTACGAGCACCTGACGATCGTCCCCTGTAGCGCCCACGCCGAGAAGGCGCTGAAATCGGCCGAGAAAGCCGGCGTCGTCGACTACCGGCCCGGCGACGAGGAGTTCGAGATCACGGGCGACGTCTCGGGCGACCAGCAAGCGGGTCTCGAGCAGATCCGTGACTTTCTCGACGCCTACGGCGCGACGGGCGTCCAGGCGGCGCTCGAGACCGCGCTGTTTGACGTGTTAGGCGTCGTCCCCGTCTTCCCCGGCGGCGCGAACGGCCTGGGCAACGAACGCGGCGAGGTGTTGCCCGACTGTTACCTGATCCCCGAGGGGTCGACCGCGGAGGAGTTCGCCTACAGCCTCCACTCGGACATCGGCGACGGCTTCCTGCACGCGATCGACTGCCGGACGAACCGCCAGCTCGGGGCCGACTACGAGGTCGAGCCCCGCGACGTCATCGAAGTGATCACGACGAACTGA
- a CDS encoding pyridoxal-phosphate-dependent aminotransferase family protein, translating to MSDDRLRMTPGPTEVPAPVRERLAEPTPNPDVEDEFLEFYQGLTEKLEAVYGSDDLAILSGEGILGLEAAVASLIEPGDRVLCLANGIYGEGFAGFVEAYGGEAVVCAADWAGPLDLAAVEAELEDGEFAAATMVHCETPTGVLNDLEPVLGLLAEYDVVSVVDAVSSLGGTPVPTEHIDVCIGATQKCFSAPPGLTVLSVSDRAWDRIEATETRSNYLDLEPWKTALEEEWFPYTMPTATLYALDTAIDLLREEGLASVFERHETCAQLCRDRTRELGLEFYPDDETLCSPTVTALEVEGRARELQERIDEEHDVVLATGLSDLEDDVLRIGHMGHNARVENVDRTMDALEAVLE from the coding sequence ATGAGCGACGACCGACTTCGCATGACGCCCGGGCCGACCGAGGTGCCGGCCCCCGTTCGCGAGCGGCTGGCCGAGCCGACGCCGAATCCCGACGTCGAGGACGAGTTCCTCGAGTTCTACCAGGGGCTGACCGAGAAACTCGAGGCCGTCTACGGCTCCGACGACCTCGCGATCCTGAGCGGCGAGGGGATCCTCGGGCTCGAGGCCGCGGTCGCCTCGCTGATCGAACCCGGCGACCGCGTGCTCTGTCTCGCCAACGGCATCTACGGCGAGGGGTTCGCGGGGTTCGTCGAGGCCTACGGCGGTGAGGCCGTCGTCTGTGCGGCCGACTGGGCCGGACCGCTCGACCTCGCGGCGGTCGAGGCCGAACTCGAGGACGGCGAGTTCGCCGCGGCGACGATGGTTCACTGCGAGACGCCGACGGGCGTCCTGAACGACCTCGAGCCCGTTCTCGGGTTGCTCGCCGAGTACGACGTGGTGAGCGTCGTCGACGCGGTCTCCTCGCTCGGGGGCACACCCGTGCCGACCGAGCACATCGACGTCTGCATCGGTGCGACCCAGAAGTGTTTCAGCGCGCCGCCGGGGCTGACCGTGCTCTCGGTCAGCGACCGGGCCTGGGACCGGATCGAGGCCACCGAGACGCGTTCAAACTACCTCGACCTCGAGCCCTGGAAGACGGCGCTGGAAGAGGAGTGGTTCCCCTACACGATGCCGACGGCGACCCTCTATGCGCTCGATACCGCGATCGACCTGCTTCGCGAGGAGGGACTCGCGTCGGTCTTCGAACGCCACGAGACGTGCGCCCAGCTGTGTCGCGACCGGACACGCGAGCTGGGACTCGAGTTCTACCCCGACGACGAGACGCTGTGCTCGCCGACGGTCACCGCACTCGAAGTCGAGGGACGGGCACGCGAGTTGCAGGAACGGATCGACGAGGAACACGACGTCGTCCTCGCGACGGGGCTGTCCGACCTCGAGGACGACGTCCTCCGGATCGGCCACATGGGCCACAACGCCCGCGTCGAGAACGTCGACCGGACGATGGACGCGCTCGAGGCCGTCCTCGAGTGA
- a CDS encoding SHOCT domain-containing protein has product MEAPAWLRDLPPWAAVVSALLGILVILTGISMVLGVVFAGIAVGIELGSVTLGVIAALVGLLIVLGPVLAFIIAFIGNDEGSREDDPHTDDWEQDAVSEIKEQYLAGEIDEDTFEQRIDEMLAGPDWQLDRPKRSSRDVNPTGQQKERER; this is encoded by the coding sequence ATGGAAGCTCCCGCCTGGCTTCGTGACCTTCCTCCGTGGGCAGCGGTAGTGAGTGCTCTTCTCGGGATTTTGGTAATACTGACGGGAATTTCGATGGTTCTCGGCGTCGTGTTCGCAGGTATCGCTGTCGGAATCGAGCTCGGTAGCGTTACCCTCGGTGTTATCGCCGCCCTCGTCGGCCTTCTCATCGTCCTCGGACCGGTCCTAGCGTTCATAATAGCGTTCATAGGAAACGACGAGGGTTCACGAGAAGATGATCCGCATACTGACGATTGGGAACAAGACGCGGTCTCTGAAATCAAAGAACAGTATCTGGCCGGCGAAATCGATGAAGACACCTTCGAACAACGGATTGATGAGATGCTAGCTGGTCCAGATTGGCAACTGGATCGTCCGAAGAGATCTAGTCGAGATGTCAATCCAACAGGTCAACAAAAAGAGCGAGAACGCTGA
- a CDS encoding class I SAM-dependent methyltransferase gives MSRQDEVAHPLVAAVYDWVVPERFLFARHRQYLASGLSGRVLDVGAGTGATFPHLARNGDGCEVHAIEPDPYMRKRASQKAADAGLEVHLRGDRAESLPYVDDAFDAVLSSLVFCTIGDPDAALAEVARVLRPGGELRFLEHVRADGWRASGQELLNPVWNRLAGGCNLERETVERFVCHPDLEVLEIERLEAGIFPAEPIVRGRLRRREGSCVSE, from the coding sequence ATGTCACGTCAGGACGAGGTTGCCCACCCGCTCGTCGCGGCCGTCTACGACTGGGTCGTCCCCGAGCGGTTCCTGTTCGCTCGCCACCGCCAGTACCTCGCGAGCGGTCTCTCGGGTCGCGTACTCGACGTCGGCGCGGGCACGGGTGCGACCTTTCCCCACCTCGCCCGCAACGGCGACGGCTGCGAGGTCCACGCGATCGAGCCCGATCCGTACATGCGTAAACGGGCGAGTCAGAAAGCCGCCGACGCCGGCCTCGAGGTCCACCTTCGAGGCGACCGCGCCGAATCGCTTCCCTACGTCGACGACGCCTTCGACGCTGTACTCTCGAGTCTCGTCTTCTGTACGATCGGCGATCCGGACGCCGCCCTCGCGGAGGTCGCCCGCGTCCTCCGGCCGGGCGGGGAACTGCGCTTTCTCGAGCACGTCCGCGCCGACGGCTGGCGCGCGAGCGGCCAGGAACTGCTCAACCCCGTCTGGAATCGGCTGGCCGGCGGCTGCAACCTCGAGCGTGAGACCGTCGAACGGTTCGTCTGTCATCCCGACCTCGAGGTCCTCGAGATCGAACGCCTCGAGGCGGGGATCTTCCCGGCGGAGCCGATCGTTCGTGGTCGGTTGCGACGGCGAGAGGGGTCGTGCGTTTCGGAGTAG
- a CDS encoding class I SAM-dependent methyltransferase — protein sequence MTDDGAIPPADDALETRGEGPLAVVVAKPRSETAIESLRAEGVYDDDRRVREYDAETVALPVTDPPAETRVREVIRQVDPDRRSRDLEDLLLERGWSETDLEGAPGSWAVVGSVVVVRLPERCPDEAAVGEALLELHGEAETVLADEGIANDGAAGTHREPRRRVIAGVRDTETIHTEHGTRYALDPARVMFSPGNQAERVRMGEVVADGECVFDMFAGIGYFTLPMARAGASVTATEINPAAFRYLLENAVLNDVTDRIEAYRADCRDLAEEVAADRVVMGYYGSADGTDEQGRGTRTDEGHEFLPAALSALEPGGVVHYHEATPESRLWERPRSRLERAADRERRELEVLEKRRVKSHSAGVAHVVIDVRVS from the coding sequence ATGACTGACGACGGAGCGATCCCGCCCGCGGACGACGCACTCGAGACGCGGGGCGAGGGTCCGCTCGCGGTCGTCGTCGCGAAACCGCGCTCTGAGACCGCGATCGAGTCGCTTCGGGCCGAGGGCGTCTACGACGACGACCGGCGCGTCCGCGAGTACGACGCCGAGACGGTGGCCCTGCCGGTGACCGACCCACCCGCCGAGACGCGGGTCCGGGAGGTGATCCGGCAGGTCGACCCCGACCGCCGGAGCCGGGACCTCGAGGACCTGCTGCTCGAGCGGGGCTGGAGCGAGACAGACCTCGAGGGCGCACCCGGCTCCTGGGCCGTGGTCGGGTCGGTCGTGGTCGTCCGCCTGCCCGAGCGCTGTCCCGACGAGGCGGCCGTCGGCGAGGCGTTGCTGGAACTGCACGGCGAGGCCGAGACGGTGCTCGCAGACGAGGGGATCGCAAACGACGGGGCGGCGGGCACCCACCGCGAGCCGAGACGGCGCGTGATCGCGGGCGTACGGGACACCGAGACGATCCACACCGAACACGGGACCCGCTACGCGCTCGACCCGGCACGGGTGATGTTCTCGCCGGGTAACCAGGCCGAACGAGTCCGGATGGGCGAGGTCGTCGCGGACGGCGAGTGCGTCTTCGACATGTTCGCCGGCATCGGCTACTTCACCCTGCCGATGGCCCGGGCCGGCGCGTCGGTGACGGCCACCGAGATCAATCCGGCCGCGTTCCGGTACCTGCTCGAGAACGCCGTCCTCAACGACGTCACCGACCGGATCGAGGCCTACCGCGCCGACTGTCGCGACCTCGCCGAGGAGGTCGCCGCCGACCGGGTCGTCATGGGCTACTACGGCAGCGCCGACGGGACCGACGAACAGGGACGGGGAACGCGAACCGACGAGGGCCACGAGTTCCTCCCCGCGGCGCTGTCGGCGCTCGAGCCGGGCGGCGTCGTCCACTACCACGAGGCCACCCCCGAGTCCCGGCTGTGGGAGCGACCGCGTTCCCGCCTCGAGCGGGCCGCGGATCGCGAGAGACGAGAGCTCGAGGTGCTCGAGAAACGCCGCGTGAAGAGTCACAGCGCCGGCGTCGCCCACGTCGTAATCGACGTGCGGGTGTCGTAG
- a CDS encoding 60S ribosomal export protein NMD3: MTESRSRAFCPRCGEPMPDRSESDASESGEATDPLRPGADVEVCDACYFEEFEFVDAPERIDVLVCSQCGAVHRGNRWVDVGAKDYTDVAIEEVSEALGVHVDVDDVAWQVEPEQVDPNTIRMHCYFTGVVRGTPVEEQVTVPVKISRQTCSRCGRIAGDYYASVVQLRAEGRTPTSEERERAEAIANEIVADMEATGDRNAFVTETSETDDGLDMKVSTNKIGKKVANKIREEFGGTVSDSETLVTEDEDGNEVYRVTFAVRLPPYTPGDVIDLADDGGPVLVRSAHGNLKGTRVTTGERYEADYEEGNSPDARKLGTLADAAETTVVAVEDEHAVQVLDPETYEAKTIARPDYFDPDAETVPVLKSRAGLHVLPDEGDD, translated from the coding sequence ATGACCGAGTCGCGTTCGCGTGCGTTCTGTCCCCGCTGTGGGGAGCCCATGCCCGACCGCTCCGAGAGCGACGCGTCCGAAAGCGGCGAGGCGACCGACCCGCTCCGGCCGGGGGCCGACGTCGAGGTCTGTGACGCCTGTTACTTCGAGGAGTTCGAGTTCGTCGACGCGCCCGAGCGGATCGACGTGCTGGTCTGTTCCCAGTGTGGGGCCGTCCATCGGGGCAACCGGTGGGTCGACGTCGGCGCGAAAGATTACACCGACGTCGCGATCGAGGAGGTAAGCGAGGCCCTCGGCGTCCACGTCGACGTCGACGACGTCGCCTGGCAGGTCGAACCCGAGCAGGTCGACCCGAACACGATCCGGATGCACTGTTACTTCACGGGCGTGGTCCGGGGGACACCCGTCGAGGAACAGGTCACCGTCCCCGTAAAGATTTCCCGGCAGACCTGCTCGCGGTGTGGTCGGATCGCAGGCGACTACTACGCGAGCGTCGTCCAGCTCCGTGCGGAGGGACGCACGCCGACGAGCGAGGAACGCGAACGGGCCGAGGCGATCGCAAACGAAATCGTCGCCGACATGGAGGCGACGGGCGATCGCAACGCTTTCGTCACCGAGACGAGCGAGACCGACGACGGCCTCGACATGAAGGTCTCGACGAACAAGATCGGCAAGAAGGTCGCGAACAAGATCCGCGAGGAGTTCGGCGGCACCGTCTCGGACTCGGAGACGCTGGTCACCGAAGACGAAGACGGCAACGAGGTCTACCGGGTGACCTTCGCGGTGCGACTCCCGCCGTACACGCCCGGTGACGTCATCGACCTCGCAGACGACGGCGGCCCCGTCCTCGTCCGCAGCGCCCACGGCAACCTCAAGGGCACGCGCGTGACCACCGGCGAACGCTACGAGGCGGACTACGAGGAGGGTAACTCGCCCGACGCCCGCAAACTCGGCACCCTCGCAGACGCCGCCGAGACGACCGTCGTCGCCGTCGAGGACGAACACGCCGTCCAGGTGCTCGACCCCGAGACCTACGAGGCGAAAACGATCGCCCGACCCGACTACTTCGATCCGGACGCCGAGACGGTGCCGGTGCTGAAGAGCCGGGCCGGCCTGCACGTCCTGCCCGACGAGGGCGATGACTGA
- the htpX gene encoding zinc metalloprotease HtpX, which yields MEWQPDWGLRVRMFLTMFLLFALYIVFAGVITAYMGGGIVVFALLFGGMSLVQYYFSDTLTLKSMGATTVSADEYPQLHASVERLAQQADLPKPTVAVIDSNMPNAFATGRNQRNAAVAVTTGLMRTLDRDELDGVLAHELAHVKNRDMMVMTFASLLATIAFMVVRWGAFFGGRGRGGRGGGGVVVAILVSLVVWIISYILIRALSRYREYAADRGAAAITGRPAALASALAKISGEMEKVPTEDLREEAEMNAFFIIPLRSGIGRLFSTHPPTENRIEQLRELEREL from the coding sequence ATGGAGTGGCAACCGGACTGGGGGCTTCGTGTGCGGATGTTCCTGACGATGTTCCTGCTGTTTGCGTTGTACATCGTCTTCGCGGGCGTGATCACCGCCTACATGGGCGGTGGAATCGTCGTCTTCGCGCTCTTATTCGGCGGGATGTCGCTGGTCCAGTACTACTTCAGCGACACGCTCACGCTCAAGAGCATGGGCGCGACGACGGTCTCCGCGGACGAGTATCCGCAGCTGCACGCCTCGGTCGAACGACTCGCACAGCAGGCCGACCTGCCAAAACCGACGGTGGCCGTCATCGACTCGAACATGCCGAACGCGTTCGCCACTGGCCGCAACCAGCGCAACGCCGCCGTCGCCGTGACGACCGGGCTGATGCGCACCCTCGACAGGGACGAACTCGACGGCGTGCTCGCCCACGAACTCGCCCACGTCAAAAACCGGGACATGATGGTGATGACGTTCGCCTCGTTGCTCGCGACGATCGCGTTCATGGTGGTTCGCTGGGGCGCTTTCTTCGGCGGTCGCGGCCGCGGTGGTCGCGGCGGCGGTGGCGTCGTCGTTGCGATCCTCGTCTCGCTCGTCGTCTGGATCATCAGCTACATTCTCATCCGCGCACTCTCGCGGTACCGCGAGTACGCCGCCGACCGAGGGGCCGCTGCGATCACTGGCAGGCCGGCAGCGCTCGCCTCCGCGCTCGCGAAGATCTCCGGCGAGATGGAGAAGGTCCCCACAGAGGACTTACGCGAGGAAGCCGAGATGAACGCTTTCTTCATCATCCCGTTGCGCTCGGGAATCGGCCGGCTGTTCAGCACCCACCCGCCGACCGAGAACCGCATCGAACAGCTTCGCGAACTCGAGCGCGAGCTGTAG